A window of the Hordeum vulgare subsp. vulgare chromosome 5H, MorexV3_pseudomolecules_assembly, whole genome shotgun sequence genome harbors these coding sequences:
- the LOC123395986 gene encoding uncharacterized protein LOC123395986, whose protein sequence is MAAARDLAGNQPGSTRACIGEDVAWSDVTGVYDRDNSLKENTNPKCFIVKNYPGHRHRAGNGAAQRFSGNLKPTAAPIIGTSGYLGQGQGCARRHRPPAMFPKNAKTGGGGRNPKPAVPEPGSPKVSCIGKVLSGRERDRRPELISQEKMRGGCCPWFGFTIRRSRSRKSAVESVDWSPPPRLPLAYVERKVEAKEVNTDQAPPPALAGMRRFASGRRVADWAAGTEEDGRLARSGPL, encoded by the coding sequence ATGGCCGCCGCACGCGACCTTGCCGGCAACCAGCCCGGATCCACCCGCGCCTGCATCGGAGAAGACGTCGCCTGGTCGGACGTCACGGGCGTCTACGACCGCGACAACTCCCTCAAGGAGAACACCAACCCTAAATGCTTCATCGTCAAGAACTACCCCGGCCACAGGCACAGGGCCGGCAACGGCGCGGCGCAGCGGTTCTCTGGCAACCTGAAGCCTACGGCGGCGCCCATCATCGGGACCTCCGGATATCTCGGCCAGGGCCAAGGGTGTGCCCGGCGGCACCGCCCACCTGCGATGTTCCCAAAGAATGCCAAGACCGGTGGCGGCGGGCGCAACCCGAAGCCGGCGGTGCCGGAGCCGGGGTCGCCCAAGGTGTCCTGCATAGGGAAGGTCCTATCGGGACGAGAACGCGACCGCCGCCCAGAGCTGATCTCCCAGGAGAAGATGAGGGGCGGGTGCTGCCCCTGGTTCGGTTTCACGATCCGTCGCAGCCGCTCGAGGAAGAGCGCCGTGGAGAGCGTCGACTGGTCTCCGCCTCCCAGGCTGCCTCTGGCCTATGTGGAGCGCAAGGTGGAGGCGAAGGAGGTAAACACGGATCAGGCGCCGCCGCCGGCGCTGGCAGGGATGAGGCGGTTCGCTTCTGGTAGGCGCGTCGCGGATTGGGCGGCCGGGACGGAAGAGGATGGACGCTTGGCGAGATCTGGGCCGTTGTAA